From one Trifolium pratense cultivar HEN17-A07 linkage group LG1, ARS_RC_1.1, whole genome shotgun sequence genomic stretch:
- the LOC123882086 gene encoding amino acid permease 6-like, with protein sequence MKTEQELMALQNSFSIDDENYDDDDGHITRTGTWLTASAHIVTTVIGSGVLSLAWAVAQLGWIGGTIALILFSLITLLTSILMADCYRYPDPIHGARNPTYMKMVKTILGGVQYKYCGMAQYTNLIGCTIGYTLTAAISMVAMKKSNCFHKYGHEADCNISNSPFMVAFGVTQIFLSQIPNLHELSWLSILAAVMSFGYSSIGVGLSIAKIAERGHHVKTGLTGLVVGVDVTRTQKLWNTFQAIANIAFAYAFSSVIAEIQDTLKSSPPENQVMKKSSFIGITISTIFYASCGLLGYAAFGNAAPGNFLTGFGFYEPYWLVDIGNLFIIIHLVGAYQVMAQPVFSIVENWISSSWPQSKLMAKEYNVRIPLVGIWRMNMLRLIWRTIYVIITTLIAMTFPFFNNIVGLIGAISFFPLTVYFPIEMHLTQAKVPKYSSKWIVMELISGFCLIVTIIGVIASIEGIILGLKTSKPFKF encoded by the exons ATGAAAACAGAACAAGAACTGATGGCTTTGCAGAATAGCTTCTCCATTGATGATGAgaattatgatgatgatgatggtcaCATAACAAGAACTG gAACATGGTTAACTGCAAGTGCACACATAGTGACTACTGTAATAGGATCTGGAGTGCTGTCTTTGGCATGGGCAGTAGCTCAATTGGGATGGATTGGAGGGACTATTGCTCTCATACTCTTCTCCCTCATCACTCTCCTCACTTCAATTCTCATGGCTGATTGTTATAGGTATCCTGATCCTATTCATGGAGCTAGAAACCCCACCTACATGAAGATGGTCAAAACCATTCTAG gaggAGTTCAATACAAGTATTGTGGAATGGCTCAGTACACAAATCTTATCGGTTGTACCATTGGCTACACTCTCACAGCAGCCATTAGCATGGT GGCAATGAAAAAATCCAATTGCTTTCATAAGTATGGCCATGAAGCAGACTGCAATATATCCAATTCTCCATTTATGGTTGCCTTTGGAGTTACACAAATTTTCTTAAGCCAAATTCCAAATCTCCATGAACTTTCATGGCTCTCTATTCTTGCTGCTGTTATGTCTTTTGGTTATTCTTCCATAGGTGTTGGTCTCTCCATAGCCAAAATTGCAG AAAGAGGACATCATGTTAAAACAGGTCTTACTGGTCTTGTTGTTGGTGTGGATGTGACAAGGACACAGAAGCTATGGAACACCTTTCAAGCAATTGCAAACATAGCTTTTGCATATGCTTTCAGCAGTGTAATTGCTGAGATACAG GACACATTAAAATCAAGTCCACCAGAAAATCAAGTCATGAAGAAATCATCCTTCATTGGAATCACAATCAGCACAATCTTTTATGCATCATGTGGTCTTCTAGGCTATGCAGCATTTGGAAACGCCGCACCAGGAAACTTCTTAACTGGATTTGGATTTTATGAACCATATTGGCTTGTTGACATTGGTAACCTTTTCATCATTATTCATCTGGTGGGAGCATACCAG GTTATGGCACAGCCAGTATTTTCTATTGTGGAAAATTGGATTAGTAGCAGTTGGCCACAAAGTAAATTGATGGCAAAAGAATATAATGTAAGAATTCCATTGGTTGGTATATGGAGAATGAATATGTTAAGATTGATATGGAGGACAATATATGTGATAATCACAACATTGATTGCTATGACATTTCCATTTTTCAACAACATTGTGGGTTTGATAGGAGCAATATCATTCTTTCCTTTGACAGTGTACTTTCCAATTGAGATGCACCTCACTCAAGCTAAAGTGCCCAAGTATTCTTCTAAATGGATTGTGATGGAACTAATAAGTGGGTTTTGCTTGATTGTTACTATTATTGGTGTCATTGCATCAATTGAAGGAATCATCTTGGGTCTCAAGACTTCTAAACCCTTCAAGTTTTAA
- the LOC123882077 gene encoding tubulin alpha chain, whose amino-acid sequence MRECISIHIGQAGIQVGNACWELYCLEHGIGPDGQMPSDKTIGGGDDAFNTFFSETGAGKHVPRAVFVDLEPTVIDEVRTGTYRQLFHPEQLISGKEDAANNFARGHYTIGKEIVDLCLDRIRKLADNCTGLQGFLVFNAVGGGTGSGLGSLLLERLSVDYGKKSKLGFTVYPSPQVSTSVVEPYNSVLSTHSLLEHTDVAVLLDNEAIYDICRRSLDIERPTYTNLNRLVSQVISSLTASLRFDGALNVDVTEFQTNLVPYPRIHFMLSSYAPVISAEKAYHEQLSVAEITNSAFEPSSMMAKCDPRHGKYMACCLMYRGDVVPKDVNAAVATIKTKRTIQFVDWCPTGFKCGINYQPPTVVPGGDLAKVQRAVCMISNSTSVAEVFGRIDHKFDLMYAKRAFVHWYVGEGMEEGEFSEAREDLAALEKDYEEVGAESGEGGDEDLDDY is encoded by the exons ATGAGAGAGTGCATTTCAATCCACATCGGTCAGGCTGGTATTCAGGTCGGAAATGCTTGCTGGGAGCTTTACTGTCTCGAACACGGCATTGGT CCTGATGGACAAATGCCAAGTGACAAGACCATTGGTGGCGGTGATGATGCTTTCAACACCTTCTTCAGTGAGACAGGTGCTGGAAAGCATGTCCCCCGTGCTGTTTTTGTTGATCTTGAGCCCACTGTTATTGATGAGGTGAGGACCGGAACATATCGCCAGCTTTTCCATCCAGAGCAGCTCATCAGCGGCAAAGAAGATGCTGCCAACAACTTTGCCCGTGGTCATTATACCA TTGGGAAAGAGATTGTTGATCTGTGCTTGGACCGCATCAGAAAGCTTGCTGATAACTGCACTGGTCTCCAAGGATTCTTGGTTTTCAATGCCGTTGGTGGAGGAACCGGTTCTGGACTTGGTTCTCTTCTTTTGGAGCGTCTGTCTGTTGATTATGGCAAGAAATCAAAGCTTGGTTTCACTGTCTATCCCTCTCCTCAGGTTTCCACCTCTGTTGTTGAGCCATACAACAGTGTCCTCTCCACCCACTCCCTCTTGGAGCACACTGATGTTGCTGTCCTGTTAGACAATGAAGCTATCTATGACATTTGTAGGCGCTCCCTTGACATTGAGCGTCCCACCTACACCAACCTCAACCGTCTGGTTTCTCAG GTGATTTCATCCTTGACTGCTTCTCTGAGGTTTGATGGTGCCCTCAATGTTGATGTGACTGAATTCCAGACCAACTTGGTTCCTTATCCCAGAATCCATTTCATGCTTTCTTCATATGCTCCAGTTATCTCTGCTGAGAAGGCTTATCATGAGCAGCTTTCAGTTGCTGAAATTACCAACAGTGCCTTTGAGCCATCATCTATGATGGCCAAGTGTGATCCTCGCCATGGAAAGTACATGGCTTGCTGTCTGATGTACCGTGGTGATGTTGTTCCCAAAGACGTGAATGCTGCTGTTGCCACCATCAAAACCAAGAGGACCATTCAGTTTGTTGATTGGTGCCCTACTGGTTTCAAGTGTGGTATTAACTATCAGCCACCAACTGTTGTTCCGGGAGGTGACCTTGCTAAGGTACAGAGGGCAGTTTGTATGATTTCAAACTCCACCAGTGTAGCTGAGGTGTTCGGTCGCATTGACCACAAGTTTGATCTCATGTATGCTAAGCGTGCTTTTGTTCACTGGTATGTCGGTGAGGGTATGGAAGAAGGAGAATTTTCTGAAGCTCGTGAGGATCTTGCTGCTCTGGAAAAGGATTATGAAGAAGTTGGTGCCGAGTCTGGTGAGGGCGGTGATGAGGATTTGGACGACTactag
- the LOC123882053 gene encoding pre-mRNA-processing protein 40A-like isoform X1 translates to MSNNNPQYPGLQPIRPPIPGSMDPQRNFGQLMPVQFRPVVPNQQPQQFVPMPAQHYHQQFNVGMPPQNQPPQFSQPPIQQFPPRVGQQMPLPSQMIPMPVARPNMQISSESMMPKPDSQAPNGYTQGLGGPGMPISSSFMFAPPAYGQVPQTNFNSNSQYQPVPQIQAPTGSSSQSITPGTTPQSNGAQPTTTTVMPSVRVLLILTSHRICFLPQRKFDAVLIYFFQPTIIQPHLAKVSSSDWIEHTSATGRRFYYNKRTKLSSWEKPFELMTPIERVDASTNWKEYSSPDGRKYYYNKITKESKWLIPEELKFAREQVEKAMVNGTLPEPLLIPCTQPSATSVPEAMPSADNSSLPGQREPSSPVSVAPVVTASPSNLQSEITSGSHASPSATAVTGTKVDEPEAPVNTINPSDASVGSDRAIVSDTDTAVTPMNEANNVSAQETVGSADGVPGEDKEDGKIDSIGDNINDVASETKTVEPESLVYANKLEAKDAFKALLESVNVGSDWNWDRAMRLIINDKRYGALKSLGERKQAFNEYLSQRKKQEAEEKRMKHKKAREDFRKMLEESTELTSSTRYSKAVDIFENDERFKAVERDRDRKDMFDSFLEELKNKERAKALEERKRNTVEYRKFLESCDFIKANTQWRKVQDRLEADERCSRLEKIDRLEIFQDYLRDLEKEEEEQKKIQQEELRKAERKNRDEFRKLMDEHIASGILTAKTNWRDYHSQVKDLPAYLAVASNTSGSTPKELFEDVVEELEKQYQEEKSQIKDAVKLAKISLSTTWTVEDFKSALSEHISSPPVSDSNLKLVFEELLERAKEKEEKEAKKRKRLADDFFRLLYSIKDITESSKWEDFRPLIEDSQEFRSIGDASQCKQYFEEYVAQLIEEAKENERKRKEERAKKDRDREDRERRKAKQRREKEGGRERWKEETHKRDRSDSVDLNDIQASKENDNRKQRKQHQSPDYVSHETDKERTKKSHGHSSDRKKSRRHGSGGPESDDGRHKRHRRDHRDSHRGEQLEDGEFGNDVVMDRW, encoded by the exons ATGTCCAATAATAATCCACAATATCCTGGTTTACAG CCAATTCGGCCTCCGATTCCCGGTTCAATGGATCCTCAGCGCAATTTTGGTCAACTCATGCCGGTTCAA TTTCGGCCAGTTGTTCCCAATCAACAGCCGCAACAGTTTGTTCCGATGCCTGCTCAACATTATCACCAACAGTTTAATGTTGGAATGCCTCCTCAAAATCAACCGCCCCAATTTTCTCAACCACCAATTCAACAGTTTCCGCCGAGAGTTGGTCAGCAGATGCCACTACCATCACAGATGATTCCAATGCCAGTAGCGCGGCCAAACATGCAAATCTCGTCCGAATCAATGATGCCAAAGCCTGATTCTCAAGCTCCAAATGGATACACACAAGGTTTAGGTGGCCCGGGAATGCCAATCTCTTCATCATTTATG TTTGCACCACCTGCTTATGGTCAAGTGCCACAGACTAACTTTAATTCGAATAGCCAATACCAGCCTGTTCCCCAAATCCAAGCTCCCACTGGTTCTTCTTCCCAGAGCATTACACCCGGTACAACTCCTCAAAGCAACGGCGCACAACCTACAACTACAACTGTCATGCCTTCAGTACGAGTCTTACTTATTTTGACATCACACAGAATCTGTTTTTTGCCTCAGCGGAAATTTGATGCTGTCTTAATTTATTTCTTTCAGCCTACAATTATCCAGCCACACCTTGCAAAGGTTAGCTCCTCAGATTGGATTGAACATACTTCTGCTACTGGAAGAAG ATTTTACTACAATAAGAGAACTAAATTATCTAGCTGGGAGAAGCCTTTTGAATTGATGACACCTATTGAG AGGGTAGACGCATCAACAAACTGGAAGGAGTACTCGAGTCCTGATGGAAGAAA GTATTACTACAACAAGATCACTAAGGAATCAAAGTGGTTAATTCCTGAGGAATTGAAG TTTGCTCGTGAGCAAGTTGAAAAGGCAATGGTCAATGGAACACTTCCTGAGCCATTACTGATTCCCTGTACTCAACCCTCTGCAACTTCTGTGCCTGAAGCAATGCCCAGTGCAGATAATTCATCTTTACCTGGTCAACGCGAACCATCAAGTCCTGTTTCAGTTGCTCCAGTTGTTACCGCATCCCCAAGTAATCTGCAATCCGAGATAACTTCAGGATCACATGCCTCTCCTTCTGCAACCGCTGTAACTGGAACAAAAGTTGATGAACCTGAGGCACCCGTAAATACCATCAATCCATCAGATGCTAGTGTGGGAAGTGATAGAGCTATTGTTTCTGATACTGATACTGCTGTGACACCAAT GAATGAAGCCAATAACGTTTCAGCTCAAGAGACTGTAGGTTCTGCTGATGGAGTTCCAGGAGAAGATAAAGAA GATGGGAAAATTGATTCAATAGGAGACAACATTAATGACGTGGCCTCAGAAACAAAGACAGTTGAGCCAGAATCATTAGTTTATGCGAATAAGTTG GAAGCTAAAGATGCATTCAAAGCACTATTGGAGTCTGTAAATGTTGGATCCGACTGGAATTGGGATCGG GCTATGCGATTAATAATTAATGACAAAAGGTATGGTGCCTTAAAATCTCTTGGAGAAAGGAAGCAAGCTTTCAATGAG taCTTAAGTCAAAGGAAAAAACAGGAAGCAGAAGAAAAGCGTATGAAGCACAAAAAAGCACGGGAGgattttagaaaaatgttggAA GAGTCCACAGAGTTGACTTCATCCACTAGATACag CAAAGCAGTagatatttttgaaaatgatgAACGTTTCAAGGCCGTCGAGCGAGATAGAGATCGCAAGGATATGTTTGATAGCTTCTTGGAGGAACTTAAAAACAAG GAACGGGCTAAGGCACTGGAGGAACGGAAGCGGAATACAGTGGAATATAGGAAATTCTTGGAATCTTGCGACTTTATTAag GCTAATACACAGTGGCGAAAGGTTCAAGACCGCTTAGAGGCTGATGAAAGATGTTCTCGACTGGAGAAAATTGACCGCTTGGAAATATTCCAA GATTATTTGCGTGATTtagagaaggaagaagaagagcagaagAAGATACAGCAG GAAGAATTGAGAAAAGCGGAACGTAAAAACCGTGATGAATTCCGCAAATTGATGGATGAACATATCGCTTCAGGCATTCTTACAGCAAAAACTAACTGGCGTGATTATCATTCACag GTGAAAGACTTACCAGCCTATCTAGCAGTGGCTTCAAACACCTCAGGTTCAACTCCAAAAGAATTATTTGAAGATGTAGTCGAAGAGCTAGAGAAACAA TATCAAGAAGAAAAGAGTCAAATAAAAGATGCAGTGAAGTTGGCAAAG ATCTCGTTGTCAACAACCTGGACTGTTGAAGACTTCAAATCAGCTTTATCAGAACACATTAGCTCTCCACCTGTATCTGATTCCAACTTAAAG TTAGTGTTTGAAGAGCTACTAGAACGGGCTAAGGAGAAGGAGGAGAAGGAAGCTAAGAAGCGCAAACGTCTTGCAGATGATTTCTTTCGTCTACTATATTCCATCAAG GACATTACTGAGTCTTCAAAGTGGGAGGACTTTAGGCCACTTATTGAAGATAGCCAAGAGTTCAG ATCTATTGGAGATGCGAGCCAATGCAAGCAATATTTTGAGGAGTATGTTGCACAACTGATAGAGGAGGCAAAGGAGAATGAGCGGAAACGGAAAGAGGAAAGG GCAAAGAAGGATAGAGATAGGGAGGACAGAGAAAGAAGGAAAGCGAAGCAGAGAAGGGAAAAAGAGGGAGGGCGTGAAAGATGGAAAGAGGAGACACATAAGAGGGATAGAAGTGACAGTGTGGATTTAAATGATATACAAGCCTCTAAAGAAAACGATAACAGAAAACAAAGGAAGCAGCATCAGAGTCCGGACTATGTTTCTCACGAAACTGATAAAGAGAGGACTAAGAAATCTCATGGTCACAGTAGTGACCGCAAGAAATCCAGACGG CATGGTTCTGGTGGTCCTGAATCTGATGACGGACGGCACAAGAGACACAGGAGAGACCACCGTGATTCTCATAGAGGTGAGCAACTTGAAGATGGAGAATTTGGTAATGACGTGGTTATGGATAGATGGTAA
- the LOC123882068 gene encoding F-box protein SKIP22-like: protein MKLRLRSLESKETLKIEVPDPCSINQLKSTISQTIPSPSSSSSLHLSLNRKDEINASSLNDNESLNSLGIASGDLIFYTFNPNVFSIETLPQKPTPQQQTNNPPIIQNSPEITMTDAHSTPVIEKFPTLETPEPQITEMIDGSDEAALAMKNSQEPDFVKRVIREALGDDVNDFKLLVFAVHAVILESGFVRVDQVSGMAISCSHLVDGMSSSSMISLRYTLPEILTNANGLSHSVNLKIQTLGNFVNVYGSLSDDVGSRVHRVYLDKCRFARPLELMLSNSESNDSVSVNDDGDEVFELWKIVKDRLVLPLLIDLCDKAGLDLPPCFMRLPMELKLLIFEYLPGDDLAKVCCTCSELQYLASNDELWKKKFEEEFGQGTNGMKFFKNLFAFYRATKKKAEEPRPFRVPRTGIMRYFQRRRGANRFGMPPIWGGEYDLQPNFGVNFPGYTRRRAFIPPCNLGGF from the coding sequence ATGAAACTCAGACTCAGATCATTAGAATCCaaagaaaccctaaaaatcGAAGTGCCAGATCCATGTTCTATTAACCAACTCAAATCCACTATTTCTCAAACCATCCCTTctccttcatcatcttcttctcttcATCTATCTCTCAACAGAAAAGACGAAATCAACGCCTCCTCTCTTAACGATAACGAATCCCTCAACTCACTCGGCATCGCCTCCGGCGATCTCATCTTCTACACCTTCAACCCCAACGTTTTCTCCATTGAAACCCTCCCTCAAAAACCCACCCCACAACAACAAACCAACAACCCACCCATCATTCAAAACTCCCCGGAAATCACCATGACTGACGCTCATTCGACTCCCGTGATAGAAAAGTTTCCAACTTTGGAAACCCCAGAACCGCAAATCACAGAAATGATCGATGGGTCTGATGAGGCGGCGTTGGCCATGAAGAACAGTCAAGAACCTGATTTTGTGAAAAGGGTGATTAGAGAAGCGCTTGGAGATGATGTTAACGATTTCAAGCTACTGGTATTTGCTGTTCATGCTGTTATTCTTGAATCTGGGTTTGTTCGTGTTGATCAAGTTTCGGGTATGGCGATTAGTTGCTCTCATCTTGTTGATGGAATGTCCTCTTCTTCAATGATATCTTTGAGGTATACTCTTCCTGAGATTCTTACTAATGCTAATGGTTTATCTCATTCTGTGAATTTGAAAATTCAGACATTAGGGAATTTTGTGAATGTTTATGGTTCTTTGTCTGATGATGTTGGTTCAAGGGTGCATAGGGTTTATTTAGATAAATGTAGATTTGCTAGGCCTTTAGAGTTGATGCTGTCAAATTCTGAATCTAATGATAGTGTTAGTGTTAATGATGATGGAGATGAGGTTTTTGAATTGTGGAAGATAGTGAAAGATAGGCTTGTATTGCCACTTTTAATTGACCTTTGTGATAAAGCTGGATTGGATCTTCCGCCGTGTTTTATGCGGCTTCCCATGGAACTTAAGCTATTGATATTTGAGTATCTTCCTGGTGATGATTTGGCCAAAGTGTGTTGCACATGTTCTGAATTGCAATATCTTGCCTCAAATGATGAGTTGTGGAAGAAGAAGTTTGAGGAGGAGTTTGGACAAGGGACGAATGGTATGAAGTTTTTTAAGAACTTGTTTGCTTTTTACCGGGCAACAAAGAAGAAAGCAGAGGAACCGCGTCCTTTTAGAGTTCCTCGAACTGGTATCATGAGATACTTTCAAAGGAGGAGAGGTGCTAATCGTTTTGGAATGCCTCCAATTTGGGGTGGAGAGTATGATCTGCAGCCAAATTTTGGTGTAAATTTCCCTGGATACACACGAAGGCGGGCTTTCATTCCCCCATGTAATCTGGGAGGATTTTAA
- the LOC123882053 gene encoding pre-mRNA-processing protein 40A-like isoform X2 has protein sequence MSNNNPQYPGLQPIRPPIPGSMDPQRNFGQLMPVQFRPVVPNQQPQQFVPMPAQHYHQQFNVGMPPQNQPPQFSQPPIQQFPPRVGQQMPLPSQMIPMPVARPNMQISSESMMPKPDSQAPNGYTQGLGGPGMPISSSFMFAPPAYGQVPQTNFNSNSQYQPVPQIQAPTGSSSQSITPGTTPQSNGAQPTTTTVMPSPTIIQPHLAKVSSSDWIEHTSATGRRFYYNKRTKLSSWEKPFELMTPIERVDASTNWKEYSSPDGRKYYYNKITKESKWLIPEELKFAREQVEKAMVNGTLPEPLLIPCTQPSATSVPEAMPSADNSSLPGQREPSSPVSVAPVVTASPSNLQSEITSGSHASPSATAVTGTKVDEPEAPVNTINPSDASVGSDRAIVSDTDTAVTPMNEANNVSAQETVGSADGVPGEDKEDGKIDSIGDNINDVASETKTVEPESLVYANKLEAKDAFKALLESVNVGSDWNWDRAMRLIINDKRYGALKSLGERKQAFNEYLSQRKKQEAEEKRMKHKKAREDFRKMLEESTELTSSTRYSKAVDIFENDERFKAVERDRDRKDMFDSFLEELKNKERAKALEERKRNTVEYRKFLESCDFIKANTQWRKVQDRLEADERCSRLEKIDRLEIFQDYLRDLEKEEEEQKKIQQEELRKAERKNRDEFRKLMDEHIASGILTAKTNWRDYHSQVKDLPAYLAVASNTSGSTPKELFEDVVEELEKQYQEEKSQIKDAVKLAKISLSTTWTVEDFKSALSEHISSPPVSDSNLKLVFEELLERAKEKEEKEAKKRKRLADDFFRLLYSIKDITESSKWEDFRPLIEDSQEFRSIGDASQCKQYFEEYVAQLIEEAKENERKRKEERAKKDRDREDRERRKAKQRREKEGGRERWKEETHKRDRSDSVDLNDIQASKENDNRKQRKQHQSPDYVSHETDKERTKKSHGHSSDRKKSRRHGSGGPESDDGRHKRHRRDHRDSHRGEQLEDGEFGNDVVMDRW, from the exons ATGTCCAATAATAATCCACAATATCCTGGTTTACAG CCAATTCGGCCTCCGATTCCCGGTTCAATGGATCCTCAGCGCAATTTTGGTCAACTCATGCCGGTTCAA TTTCGGCCAGTTGTTCCCAATCAACAGCCGCAACAGTTTGTTCCGATGCCTGCTCAACATTATCACCAACAGTTTAATGTTGGAATGCCTCCTCAAAATCAACCGCCCCAATTTTCTCAACCACCAATTCAACAGTTTCCGCCGAGAGTTGGTCAGCAGATGCCACTACCATCACAGATGATTCCAATGCCAGTAGCGCGGCCAAACATGCAAATCTCGTCCGAATCAATGATGCCAAAGCCTGATTCTCAAGCTCCAAATGGATACACACAAGGTTTAGGTGGCCCGGGAATGCCAATCTCTTCATCATTTATG TTTGCACCACCTGCTTATGGTCAAGTGCCACAGACTAACTTTAATTCGAATAGCCAATACCAGCCTGTTCCCCAAATCCAAGCTCCCACTGGTTCTTCTTCCCAGAGCATTACACCCGGTACAACTCCTCAAAGCAACGGCGCACAACCTACAACTACAACTGTCATGCCTTCA CCTACAATTATCCAGCCACACCTTGCAAAGGTTAGCTCCTCAGATTGGATTGAACATACTTCTGCTACTGGAAGAAG ATTTTACTACAATAAGAGAACTAAATTATCTAGCTGGGAGAAGCCTTTTGAATTGATGACACCTATTGAG AGGGTAGACGCATCAACAAACTGGAAGGAGTACTCGAGTCCTGATGGAAGAAA GTATTACTACAACAAGATCACTAAGGAATCAAAGTGGTTAATTCCTGAGGAATTGAAG TTTGCTCGTGAGCAAGTTGAAAAGGCAATGGTCAATGGAACACTTCCTGAGCCATTACTGATTCCCTGTACTCAACCCTCTGCAACTTCTGTGCCTGAAGCAATGCCCAGTGCAGATAATTCATCTTTACCTGGTCAACGCGAACCATCAAGTCCTGTTTCAGTTGCTCCAGTTGTTACCGCATCCCCAAGTAATCTGCAATCCGAGATAACTTCAGGATCACATGCCTCTCCTTCTGCAACCGCTGTAACTGGAACAAAAGTTGATGAACCTGAGGCACCCGTAAATACCATCAATCCATCAGATGCTAGTGTGGGAAGTGATAGAGCTATTGTTTCTGATACTGATACTGCTGTGACACCAAT GAATGAAGCCAATAACGTTTCAGCTCAAGAGACTGTAGGTTCTGCTGATGGAGTTCCAGGAGAAGATAAAGAA GATGGGAAAATTGATTCAATAGGAGACAACATTAATGACGTGGCCTCAGAAACAAAGACAGTTGAGCCAGAATCATTAGTTTATGCGAATAAGTTG GAAGCTAAAGATGCATTCAAAGCACTATTGGAGTCTGTAAATGTTGGATCCGACTGGAATTGGGATCGG GCTATGCGATTAATAATTAATGACAAAAGGTATGGTGCCTTAAAATCTCTTGGAGAAAGGAAGCAAGCTTTCAATGAG taCTTAAGTCAAAGGAAAAAACAGGAAGCAGAAGAAAAGCGTATGAAGCACAAAAAAGCACGGGAGgattttagaaaaatgttggAA GAGTCCACAGAGTTGACTTCATCCACTAGATACag CAAAGCAGTagatatttttgaaaatgatgAACGTTTCAAGGCCGTCGAGCGAGATAGAGATCGCAAGGATATGTTTGATAGCTTCTTGGAGGAACTTAAAAACAAG GAACGGGCTAAGGCACTGGAGGAACGGAAGCGGAATACAGTGGAATATAGGAAATTCTTGGAATCTTGCGACTTTATTAag GCTAATACACAGTGGCGAAAGGTTCAAGACCGCTTAGAGGCTGATGAAAGATGTTCTCGACTGGAGAAAATTGACCGCTTGGAAATATTCCAA GATTATTTGCGTGATTtagagaaggaagaagaagagcagaagAAGATACAGCAG GAAGAATTGAGAAAAGCGGAACGTAAAAACCGTGATGAATTCCGCAAATTGATGGATGAACATATCGCTTCAGGCATTCTTACAGCAAAAACTAACTGGCGTGATTATCATTCACag GTGAAAGACTTACCAGCCTATCTAGCAGTGGCTTCAAACACCTCAGGTTCAACTCCAAAAGAATTATTTGAAGATGTAGTCGAAGAGCTAGAGAAACAA TATCAAGAAGAAAAGAGTCAAATAAAAGATGCAGTGAAGTTGGCAAAG ATCTCGTTGTCAACAACCTGGACTGTTGAAGACTTCAAATCAGCTTTATCAGAACACATTAGCTCTCCACCTGTATCTGATTCCAACTTAAAG TTAGTGTTTGAAGAGCTACTAGAACGGGCTAAGGAGAAGGAGGAGAAGGAAGCTAAGAAGCGCAAACGTCTTGCAGATGATTTCTTTCGTCTACTATATTCCATCAAG GACATTACTGAGTCTTCAAAGTGGGAGGACTTTAGGCCACTTATTGAAGATAGCCAAGAGTTCAG ATCTATTGGAGATGCGAGCCAATGCAAGCAATATTTTGAGGAGTATGTTGCACAACTGATAGAGGAGGCAAAGGAGAATGAGCGGAAACGGAAAGAGGAAAGG GCAAAGAAGGATAGAGATAGGGAGGACAGAGAAAGAAGGAAAGCGAAGCAGAGAAGGGAAAAAGAGGGAGGGCGTGAAAGATGGAAAGAGGAGACACATAAGAGGGATAGAAGTGACAGTGTGGATTTAAATGATATACAAGCCTCTAAAGAAAACGATAACAGAAAACAAAGGAAGCAGCATCAGAGTCCGGACTATGTTTCTCACGAAACTGATAAAGAGAGGACTAAGAAATCTCATGGTCACAGTAGTGACCGCAAGAAATCCAGACGG CATGGTTCTGGTGGTCCTGAATCTGATGACGGACGGCACAAGAGACACAGGAGAGACCACCGTGATTCTCATAGAGGTGAGCAACTTGAAGATGGAGAATTTGGTAATGACGTGGTTATGGATAGATGGTAA
- the LOC123882044 gene encoding phytosulfokines 3-like, with translation MSSKVSSPLCLVLFFFLFLTFTHARILGPVSSPTISSNTQYDEVLEDEKVNIEDNCEGISEDDCLMRRTLVAHTDYIYTQKQKP, from the exons ATGTCGTCTAAAGTCAGTTCCCCTCTTTGCTTGGTATTGTTCTTTTTCCTCTTCTTAACCTTCACACATGCAAGAATACTTGGCCCTGTTTCTTCCCCTACCATTTCAAGCAATACTCAATATGATGAG GTTTTGGAAGATGAGAAGGTCAACATAGAGGACAATTGTGAGGGTATTAGTGAAGATGATTGTTTGATGAGAAGAACACTTGTAGCTCATACGGACTATATCTACACACAAAAGCAAAAACCATAG